Proteins from one Ovis aries strain OAR_USU_Benz2616 breed Rambouillet chromosome 12, ARS-UI_Ramb_v3.0, whole genome shotgun sequence genomic window:
- the IKBKE gene encoding inhibitor of nuclear factor kappa-B kinase subunit epsilon isoform X3 has translation MQSTVNYLWHTDDLLGQGATASVYKARNKKSGELVAVKVFNTASYLRPREVQVREFEVLRKLNHQNIIKLFAVEETGAGRQKVLVMEYCSSGSLLSVLESPENAFGLPEDEFLVVLRCVAAGMNHLRENGIVHRDIKPGNIMRLLGEEGQSIYKLTDFGAARELDDDEKFVSVYGTEEYLHPDMYERAVLRKPQQKAFGVTVDLWSIGVTLYHAATGSLPFVPFGGPRRNKEIMYRITTEKPAGAIAGTQRRENGPLEWSYTLPITCQLSMGLQSQLVPILANILEAEQAKCWGFDQFFAETSDILQRGVIHVFSLPQAVLHRVYVHAHNTIAIFLEAVYEQTGVAPQHQEYLFEGHLCVFEPGFSAQHIAHTTASSPLTLFSTASEPPKGLAFRDPALDVPKFVPKVDLQADYSTAKGILGAGYQALRLAQTLLGGQELMVRGLHWEMLQATCRRTLELSSMALLFLSSSLGPERFSGMAEVPELQDLKRTAELRSRLRNLAEVLSRCSHNITETQKTLSDLRSELVKNRDQVHEDRSIQQIQCCLDKMYLTYKQFKKSRMKPGLGYNEEQIHKLDKVNFSHLAKRLLQVFQEECVQRYQASLVTHGKRMRLLHETRSHLRLVGCSVAACNTEAQGAQESLSKILDRLSHQLLQERTQGAQASPPPTAPYPSSTLKDLVLHMQELCGEMKVLASDLQDNNRIIEGLSRVPLAPDI, from the exons ATGCAGAGCACTGTCAACTACCTGTGGCACACGGACGACCTGCTGGGGCAGGGGGCCACGGCCAGCGTGTACAAGGCCCGCAACAAG AAATCCGGGGAGCTGGTTGCTGTGAAGGTCTTCAACACGGCCAGCTACCTGCGGCCCCGCGAGGTGCAGGTGAGGGAGTTTGAGGTCCTGCGGAAGCTGAACCATCAGAACATTATCAAGCTCTTCGCGGTGGAGGAGACG GGGGCCGGCCGGCAGAAGGTGCTGGTCATGGAGTACTGCTCGAGCGGGAGCCTGCTGAGCGTGCTGGAGAGCCCCGAGAATGCCTTCGGGCTGCCCGAGGACGAGTTCCTGGTGGTGCTGCGCTGCGTGG CGGCCGGCATGAACCACCTGCGGGAGAACGGCATCGTGCACCGCGACATCAAGCCCGGGAACATCATGCGCCTGCTGGGCGAGGAGGGCCAGAGCATCTACAAGCTGACCGACTTCGGGGCCGCCCGCGAGCTGGATGACGACGAGAAGTTCGTCTCAGTCTACGGCACCGAGGAGTATCTG CACCCTGACATGTACGAGCGGGCGGTGCTTCGCAAGCCCCAGCAGAAAGCTTTTGGGGTGACCGTGGATCTTTGGAGCATCGGGGTGACCCTGTACCACGCAGCCACCGGCAGCTTGCCCTTCGTCCCATTTGGCGGGCCCCGGCGCAACAAGGAGATCAT GTACCGCATCACCACGGAGAAGCCAGCCGGGGCCATTGCGGGCACCCAGAGGCGGGAGAATGGGCCCCTGGAGTGGAGCTACACCCTGCCCATCACCTGCCAGCTGTCCAT GGGTCTGCAGAGCCAGCTGGTGCCCATCCTGGCCAACATCCTGGAGGCAGAGCAGGCCAAGTGCTGGGGCTTCGACCAGTTCTTCGCAGAGACCAGCGACATCCTGCAGCGAGGCGTGATCCACGTGTTCTCCCTGCCCCAGGCAGTCCTGCACCGCGTCTATGTCCACGCGCACAACAC GATAGCCATCTTCCTGGAGGCCGTGTACGAGCAGACGGGTGTGGCTCCCCAGCACCAGGAGTACCTCTTTGAGGGTCACCTGTGTGTCTTTGAGCCCGGCTTCTCTGCTCAGCACATCGCCCACACCACAGCGAGCAGCCCCCTGACCCTGTTCAGCACAGCCAGCGAGCCCCCCAAGGGGCTGGCCTTCAGGGACC CCGCTCTGGACGTTCCCAAGTTTGTCCCCAAAGTGGATCTGCAGGCAGATTACAGCACAGCTAAG GGCATCTTGGGTGCCGGCTACCAGGCCCTGCGGCTGGCGCAGACTCTGCTGGGAGGGCAGGAGCTGATGGTTCGGGGTCTGCACTG GGAGATGCTCCAGGCCACGTGCAGGCGGACGCTGGAGCTCTCGAGCATGGCTCTCCTCTTCCTCAGCAGCAGCCTCGGCCCTGAGAG GTTTAGCGGCATGGCCGAGGTGCCTGAGCTCCAGGACCTGAAGAGGACCGCAGAGCTGAGGTCCAGGCTGCGTAAT TTGGCTGAGGTCCTCTCCAGATGCTCCCACAATATCACGGAAACTCAGAAGACCCTGAGCGACCTGCGCTCTGAGCTGGTGAAGAACCGGGATCAGGTACATGAGGACAGAAG CATCCAGCAGATTCAGTGCTGTTTGGACAAAATGTACCTCACCTACAAACAGTTCAAGAAATCCAGAATGAAGCCAG GGCTGGGCTACAACGAGGAGCAGATTCACAAGCTGGACAA GGTGAATTTTAGTCATTTAGCCAAAAGGCTCCTGCAGGTGTTCCAGGAGGAGTGTGTGCAGAGGTACCAGGCATCCCTGGTCACACACGGCAAGCGAATGAG GTTGCTGCATGAGACCAGGAGCCACctgcgcctggtgggctgctccgTGGCTGCCTGCAACACGGAAGCCCAGGGAGCCCAGGAGAGCCTCAGCAAG ATCCTTGACCGACTATCTCACCAGCTCCTGCAAGAGAGAACACAGGGGGCTCAGGCCTCCCCACCCCCGACAGCTCCTTATCCCAGCTCTACGCTGAAGGACCTAGTTCTCCA CATGCAAGAGCTCTGTGGGGAGATGAAGGTGCTGGCGTCTGACCTCCAGGACAACAACCGCATCATCGAAGG GCTAAGCAGGGTCCCACTGGCTCCTGACATCTGA
- the IKBKE gene encoding inhibitor of nuclear factor kappa-B kinase subunit epsilon isoform X9 — protein MQSTVNYLWHTDDLLGQGATASVYKARNKKSGELVAVKVFNTASYLRPREVQVREFEVLRKLNHQNIIKLFAVEETGAGRQKVLVMEYCSSGSLLSVLESPENAFGLPEDEFLVVLRCVAAGMNHLRENGIVHRDIKPGNIMRLLGEEGQSIYKLTDFGAARELDDDEKFVSVYGTEEYLHPDMYERAVLRKPQQKAFGVTVDLWSIGVTLYHAATGSLPFVPFGGPRRNKEIMYRITTEKPAGAIAGTQRRENGPLEWSYTLPITCQLSMGLQSQLVPILANILEAEQAKCWGFDQFFAETSDILQRGVIHVFSLPQAVLHRVYVHAHNTIAIFLEAVYEQTGVAPQHQEYLFEGHLCVFEPGFSAQHIAHTTASSPLTLFSTASEPPKGLAFRDPALDVPKFVPKVDLQADYSTAKGILGAGYQALRLAQTLLGGQELMVRGLHWFVEMLQATCRRTLELSSMALLFLSSSLGPERFSGMAEVPELQDLKRTAELRSRLRNLAEVLSRCSHNITETQKTLSDLRSELVKNRDQVHEDRSIQQIQCCLDKMYLTYKQFKKSRMKPARLALAPFCSADRSHA, from the exons ATGCAGAGCACTGTCAACTACCTGTGGCACACGGACGACCTGCTGGGGCAGGGGGCCACGGCCAGCGTGTACAAGGCCCGCAACAAG AAATCCGGGGAGCTGGTTGCTGTGAAGGTCTTCAACACGGCCAGCTACCTGCGGCCCCGCGAGGTGCAGGTGAGGGAGTTTGAGGTCCTGCGGAAGCTGAACCATCAGAACATTATCAAGCTCTTCGCGGTGGAGGAGACG GGGGCCGGCCGGCAGAAGGTGCTGGTCATGGAGTACTGCTCGAGCGGGAGCCTGCTGAGCGTGCTGGAGAGCCCCGAGAATGCCTTCGGGCTGCCCGAGGACGAGTTCCTGGTGGTGCTGCGCTGCGTGG CGGCCGGCATGAACCACCTGCGGGAGAACGGCATCGTGCACCGCGACATCAAGCCCGGGAACATCATGCGCCTGCTGGGCGAGGAGGGCCAGAGCATCTACAAGCTGACCGACTTCGGGGCCGCCCGCGAGCTGGATGACGACGAGAAGTTCGTCTCAGTCTACGGCACCGAGGAGTATCTG CACCCTGACATGTACGAGCGGGCGGTGCTTCGCAAGCCCCAGCAGAAAGCTTTTGGGGTGACCGTGGATCTTTGGAGCATCGGGGTGACCCTGTACCACGCAGCCACCGGCAGCTTGCCCTTCGTCCCATTTGGCGGGCCCCGGCGCAACAAGGAGATCAT GTACCGCATCACCACGGAGAAGCCAGCCGGGGCCATTGCGGGCACCCAGAGGCGGGAGAATGGGCCCCTGGAGTGGAGCTACACCCTGCCCATCACCTGCCAGCTGTCCAT GGGTCTGCAGAGCCAGCTGGTGCCCATCCTGGCCAACATCCTGGAGGCAGAGCAGGCCAAGTGCTGGGGCTTCGACCAGTTCTTCGCAGAGACCAGCGACATCCTGCAGCGAGGCGTGATCCACGTGTTCTCCCTGCCCCAGGCAGTCCTGCACCGCGTCTATGTCCACGCGCACAACAC GATAGCCATCTTCCTGGAGGCCGTGTACGAGCAGACGGGTGTGGCTCCCCAGCACCAGGAGTACCTCTTTGAGGGTCACCTGTGTGTCTTTGAGCCCGGCTTCTCTGCTCAGCACATCGCCCACACCACAGCGAGCAGCCCCCTGACCCTGTTCAGCACAGCCAGCGAGCCCCCCAAGGGGCTGGCCTTCAGGGACC CCGCTCTGGACGTTCCCAAGTTTGTCCCCAAAGTGGATCTGCAGGCAGATTACAGCACAGCTAAG GGCATCTTGGGTGCCGGCTACCAGGCCCTGCGGCTGGCGCAGACTCTGCTGGGAGGGCAGGAGCTGATGGTTCGGGGTCTGCACTGGTTCGT GGAGATGCTCCAGGCCACGTGCAGGCGGACGCTGGAGCTCTCGAGCATGGCTCTCCTCTTCCTCAGCAGCAGCCTCGGCCCTGAGAG GTTTAGCGGCATGGCCGAGGTGCCTGAGCTCCAGGACCTGAAGAGGACCGCAGAGCTGAGGTCCAGGCTGCGTAAT TTGGCTGAGGTCCTCTCCAGATGCTCCCACAATATCACGGAAACTCAGAAGACCCTGAGCGACCTGCGCTCTGAGCTGGTGAAGAACCGGGATCAGGTACATGAGGACAGAAG CATCCAGCAGATTCAGTGCTGTTTGGACAAAATGTACCTCACCTACAAACAGTTCAAGAAATCCAGAATGAAGCCAG CTCGCCTGGCCCTCGCACCGTTCTGCTCTGCTGACCGATCGCATGCGTGA
- the IKBKE gene encoding inhibitor of nuclear factor kappa-B kinase subunit epsilon isoform X8 → MQSTVNYLWHTDDLLGQGATASVYKARNKKSGELVAVKVFNTASYLRPREVQVREFEVLRKLNHQNIIKLFAVEETGAGRQKVLVMEYCSSGSLLSVLESPENAFGLPEDEFLVVLRCVAAGMNHLRENGIVHRDIKPGNIMRLLGEEGQSIYKLTDFGAARELDDDEKFVSVYGTEEYLHPDMYERAVLRKPQQKAFGVTVDLWSIGVTLYHAATGSLPFVPFGGPRRNKEIMYRITTEKPAGAIAGTQRRENGPLEWSYTLPITCQLSMGLQSQLVPILANILEAEQAKCWGFDQFFAETSDILQRGVIHVFSLPQAVLHRVYVHAHNTIAIFLEAVYEQTGVAPQHQEYLFEGHLCVFEPGFSAQHIAHTTASSPLTLFSTASEPPKGLAFRDPALDVPKFVPKVDLQADYSTAKGILGAGYQALRLAQTLLGGQELMVRGLHWFVEMLQATCRRTLELSSMALLFLSSSLGPESGMAEVPELQDLKRTAELRSRLRNLAEVLSRCSHNITETQKTLSDLRSELVKNRDQHPADSVLFGQNVPHLQTVQEIQNEARAGSIGQGPGCYLHPCSSPGPRTVLLC, encoded by the exons ATGCAGAGCACTGTCAACTACCTGTGGCACACGGACGACCTGCTGGGGCAGGGGGCCACGGCCAGCGTGTACAAGGCCCGCAACAAG AAATCCGGGGAGCTGGTTGCTGTGAAGGTCTTCAACACGGCCAGCTACCTGCGGCCCCGCGAGGTGCAGGTGAGGGAGTTTGAGGTCCTGCGGAAGCTGAACCATCAGAACATTATCAAGCTCTTCGCGGTGGAGGAGACG GGGGCCGGCCGGCAGAAGGTGCTGGTCATGGAGTACTGCTCGAGCGGGAGCCTGCTGAGCGTGCTGGAGAGCCCCGAGAATGCCTTCGGGCTGCCCGAGGACGAGTTCCTGGTGGTGCTGCGCTGCGTGG CGGCCGGCATGAACCACCTGCGGGAGAACGGCATCGTGCACCGCGACATCAAGCCCGGGAACATCATGCGCCTGCTGGGCGAGGAGGGCCAGAGCATCTACAAGCTGACCGACTTCGGGGCCGCCCGCGAGCTGGATGACGACGAGAAGTTCGTCTCAGTCTACGGCACCGAGGAGTATCTG CACCCTGACATGTACGAGCGGGCGGTGCTTCGCAAGCCCCAGCAGAAAGCTTTTGGGGTGACCGTGGATCTTTGGAGCATCGGGGTGACCCTGTACCACGCAGCCACCGGCAGCTTGCCCTTCGTCCCATTTGGCGGGCCCCGGCGCAACAAGGAGATCAT GTACCGCATCACCACGGAGAAGCCAGCCGGGGCCATTGCGGGCACCCAGAGGCGGGAGAATGGGCCCCTGGAGTGGAGCTACACCCTGCCCATCACCTGCCAGCTGTCCAT GGGTCTGCAGAGCCAGCTGGTGCCCATCCTGGCCAACATCCTGGAGGCAGAGCAGGCCAAGTGCTGGGGCTTCGACCAGTTCTTCGCAGAGACCAGCGACATCCTGCAGCGAGGCGTGATCCACGTGTTCTCCCTGCCCCAGGCAGTCCTGCACCGCGTCTATGTCCACGCGCACAACAC GATAGCCATCTTCCTGGAGGCCGTGTACGAGCAGACGGGTGTGGCTCCCCAGCACCAGGAGTACCTCTTTGAGGGTCACCTGTGTGTCTTTGAGCCCGGCTTCTCTGCTCAGCACATCGCCCACACCACAGCGAGCAGCCCCCTGACCCTGTTCAGCACAGCCAGCGAGCCCCCCAAGGGGCTGGCCTTCAGGGACC CCGCTCTGGACGTTCCCAAGTTTGTCCCCAAAGTGGATCTGCAGGCAGATTACAGCACAGCTAAG GGCATCTTGGGTGCCGGCTACCAGGCCCTGCGGCTGGCGCAGACTCTGCTGGGAGGGCAGGAGCTGATGGTTCGGGGTCTGCACTGGTTCGT GGAGATGCTCCAGGCCACGTGCAGGCGGACGCTGGAGCTCTCGAGCATGGCTCTCCTCTTCCTCAGCAGCAGCCTCGGCCCTGAGAG CGGCATGGCCGAGGTGCCTGAGCTCCAGGACCTGAAGAGGACCGCAGAGCTGAGGTCCAGGCTGCGTAAT TTGGCTGAGGTCCTCTCCAGATGCTCCCACAATATCACGGAAACTCAGAAGACCCTGAGCGACCTGCGCTCTGAGCTGGTGAAGAACCGGGATCAG CATCCAGCAGATTCAGTGCTGTTTGGACAAAATGTACCTCACCTACAAACAGTTCAAGAAATCCAGAATGAAGCCAG GGCTGGGAGCATCGGGCAGGGCCCAGGCTGCTACCTTCACCCTTGCAGCTCGCCTGGCCCTCGCACCGTTCTGCTCTGCTGA
- the IKBKE gene encoding inhibitor of nuclear factor kappa-B kinase subunit epsilon isoform X7, whose protein sequence is MQSTVNYLWHTDDLLGQGATASVYKARNKKSGELVAVKVFNTASYLRPREVQVREFEVLRKLNHQNIIKLFAVEETGAGRQKVLVMEYCSSGSLLSVLESPENAFGLPEDEFLVVLRCVAAGMNHLRENGIVHRDIKPGNIMRLLGEEGQSIYKLTDFGAARELDDDEKFVSVYGTEEYLHPDMYERAVLRKPQQKAFGVTVDLWSIGVTLYHAATGSLPFVPFGGPRRNKEIMYRITTEKPAGAIAGTQRRENGPLEWSYTLPITCQLSMGLQSQLVPILANILEAEQAKCWGFDQFFAETSDILQRGVIHVFSLPQAVLHRVYVHAHNTIAIFLEAVYEQTGVAPQHQEYLFEGHLCVFEPGFSAQHIAHTTASSPLTLFSTASEPPKGLAFRDPALDVPKFVPKVDLQADYSTAKGILGAGYQALRLAQTLLGGQELMVRGLHWFVEMLQATCRRTLELSSMALLFLSSSLGPERFSGMAEVPELQDLKRTAELRSRLRNLAEVLSRCSHNITETQKTLSDLRSELVKNRDQHPADSVLFGQNVPHLQTVQEIQNEARAGSIGQGPGCYLHPCSSPGPRTVLLC, encoded by the exons ATGCAGAGCACTGTCAACTACCTGTGGCACACGGACGACCTGCTGGGGCAGGGGGCCACGGCCAGCGTGTACAAGGCCCGCAACAAG AAATCCGGGGAGCTGGTTGCTGTGAAGGTCTTCAACACGGCCAGCTACCTGCGGCCCCGCGAGGTGCAGGTGAGGGAGTTTGAGGTCCTGCGGAAGCTGAACCATCAGAACATTATCAAGCTCTTCGCGGTGGAGGAGACG GGGGCCGGCCGGCAGAAGGTGCTGGTCATGGAGTACTGCTCGAGCGGGAGCCTGCTGAGCGTGCTGGAGAGCCCCGAGAATGCCTTCGGGCTGCCCGAGGACGAGTTCCTGGTGGTGCTGCGCTGCGTGG CGGCCGGCATGAACCACCTGCGGGAGAACGGCATCGTGCACCGCGACATCAAGCCCGGGAACATCATGCGCCTGCTGGGCGAGGAGGGCCAGAGCATCTACAAGCTGACCGACTTCGGGGCCGCCCGCGAGCTGGATGACGACGAGAAGTTCGTCTCAGTCTACGGCACCGAGGAGTATCTG CACCCTGACATGTACGAGCGGGCGGTGCTTCGCAAGCCCCAGCAGAAAGCTTTTGGGGTGACCGTGGATCTTTGGAGCATCGGGGTGACCCTGTACCACGCAGCCACCGGCAGCTTGCCCTTCGTCCCATTTGGCGGGCCCCGGCGCAACAAGGAGATCAT GTACCGCATCACCACGGAGAAGCCAGCCGGGGCCATTGCGGGCACCCAGAGGCGGGAGAATGGGCCCCTGGAGTGGAGCTACACCCTGCCCATCACCTGCCAGCTGTCCAT GGGTCTGCAGAGCCAGCTGGTGCCCATCCTGGCCAACATCCTGGAGGCAGAGCAGGCCAAGTGCTGGGGCTTCGACCAGTTCTTCGCAGAGACCAGCGACATCCTGCAGCGAGGCGTGATCCACGTGTTCTCCCTGCCCCAGGCAGTCCTGCACCGCGTCTATGTCCACGCGCACAACAC GATAGCCATCTTCCTGGAGGCCGTGTACGAGCAGACGGGTGTGGCTCCCCAGCACCAGGAGTACCTCTTTGAGGGTCACCTGTGTGTCTTTGAGCCCGGCTTCTCTGCTCAGCACATCGCCCACACCACAGCGAGCAGCCCCCTGACCCTGTTCAGCACAGCCAGCGAGCCCCCCAAGGGGCTGGCCTTCAGGGACC CCGCTCTGGACGTTCCCAAGTTTGTCCCCAAAGTGGATCTGCAGGCAGATTACAGCACAGCTAAG GGCATCTTGGGTGCCGGCTACCAGGCCCTGCGGCTGGCGCAGACTCTGCTGGGAGGGCAGGAGCTGATGGTTCGGGGTCTGCACTGGTTCGT GGAGATGCTCCAGGCCACGTGCAGGCGGACGCTGGAGCTCTCGAGCATGGCTCTCCTCTTCCTCAGCAGCAGCCTCGGCCCTGAGAG GTTTAGCGGCATGGCCGAGGTGCCTGAGCTCCAGGACCTGAAGAGGACCGCAGAGCTGAGGTCCAGGCTGCGTAAT TTGGCTGAGGTCCTCTCCAGATGCTCCCACAATATCACGGAAACTCAGAAGACCCTGAGCGACCTGCGCTCTGAGCTGGTGAAGAACCGGGATCAG CATCCAGCAGATTCAGTGCTGTTTGGACAAAATGTACCTCACCTACAAACAGTTCAAGAAATCCAGAATGAAGCCAG GGCTGGGAGCATCGGGCAGGGCCCAGGCTGCTACCTTCACCCTTGCAGCTCGCCTGGCCCTCGCACCGTTCTGCTCTGCTGA